The genomic DNA TACAGGTCATCTACTTCGGTGGCCAGAAGGCTGAGCTCGCTGACGTCCCCATCAGGTTGGTGAAGAGGCCAGCCATGAGAATGGCCATAGTGAAGAAAGAGATAAAGGCCGAAGAAGCCGTCAGCGACCAGAAGCTCGGTGAGCTCTTTAACGTCAAGGGTGAGGGGAGCGGCGGGGTCGTTAAGGTCGAGACCGATGAGAACAGCACATGTAAGACTTGTAATATCTAGACCCTACCTCTAAGCTTCCTGCCCTTTAACTAATAAACGTGGCTGCGGCAATGTTCCTGGGGCTACGCCCTTGAGGAGGACCTCGGCTATAACCTGGGCTGCCGTTATCATAGCTGCCGTTGTAGTGGTTGCCGCGCTGCACATAGCTTTGGGACTCGACGTTGTCGTCGTTGATGGAAACAGCATGTTGCCGACCCTTCAGACAGGCGATCTCGTTCTAATAGCTAAGGAGAACCCCACAACTATATCGGTAGGGGATGTAATAGTCTATAAGTACACGGGGCCCTTCTATGGCGTCTACCTCTCTAATGTCTACATAATACACAGGGTTGTTTACATCTACTATAACAATGGAATCCTGTGCTTCGTGACCAAGGGTGACAACAACCCTCTCCCTGACCCAGGGTTCCCCCAGTACTGCGGCTACGTGAACGTCAACGGCACTAACGTCTCAGGGGTTCCGTATTGGAAGGTCATAGGGGTGGTCCTGGGA from uncultured Acidilobus sp. JCHS includes the following:
- a CDS encoding signal peptidase I, archaeal type; the encoded protein is MRRTSAITWAAVIIAAVVVVAALHIALGLDVVVVDGNSMLPTLQTGDLVLIAKENPTTISVGDVIVYKYTGPFYGVYLSNVYIIHRVVYIYYNNGILCFVTKGDNNPLPDPGFPQYCGYVNVNGTNVSGVPYWKVIGVVLGGRTPIAIPFIGSLSIALRPPSGPT